One genomic window of Fusarium keratoplasticum isolate Fu6.1 chromosome 3, whole genome shotgun sequence includes the following:
- a CDS encoding HET domain-containing protein — MGSHILDLSNVNIALLRLLPGKPDDEIVCDVRTVPLKSDPSYETLSYVWGDQSNTRQITCDGSPRVITESLYLALSRLRLRDRPRTVWIDQLCIDQTNDVEKSLQVSVMRDIYRKASRGLIWLGELPTEEQAGFPERHVALVFQCLTELITDLANAGSSAEGMQPRDLGEVILAVMGSQWAKWQGVKWWQRIWTIQEAKLPRESDLMWGGHTLSFDILKRVAVGLVRIDSGVGQRFEQCFALGPLSNEFCIPIMNLQINDPAPILGPLYRWRSRDATNPLDKIYALMGLLPDKPFKSVPFCDYTISETELYTRVTLDLIRHHQGLLPVCGRRGEPRMTPGLPSWVVDWTFADDPSQRTTDYFGHCWRYNYFKCAGGKYVEPEITPDGTGLVLQGTQVDKIAVLGSVNYLLDYRQLSSGEYDEHTLQTISLWSSIFYEWLGDRSIDEPYIGDKAMTCLEAVCRVLIGDLVYHGSEPNHRASQEDVARVQNYARGGWDPNIAASVRDMARSQAFFITESGYFGIGPPDTKIGDEVWALLCGKVPHVIRRSSEQGLDFEYIGDAYVQGIMDGEVIAKSATAIETVTLK, encoded by the exons ATGGGTTCTCACATTTTAG ACCTCTCAAATGTCAACATCGCTCTCCTACGGCTTCTTCCGGGGAAGCCCGATGATGAGATTGTATGCGACGTTAGGACAGTGCCCTTAAAGAGCGACCCGAGTTACGAGACGCTTTCATACGTTTGGGGCGACCAGTCAAATACTCGCCAAATCACCTGCGATGGATCGCCAAGAGTCATTACCGAAAGTCTTTACCTTGCACTCTCGCGGCTACGTTTGCGCGACAGGCCCCGGACAGTGTGGATTGATCAATTATGCATCGACCAGACCAACGACGTCGAAAAGTCTCTCCAAGTCAGCGTCATGCGTGATATCTACAGAAAAGCATCGCGCGGCCTGATCTGGCTCGGCGAGCTTCCTACAGAAGAGCAGGCAGGTTTCCCAGAGAGACATGTAGCCCTCGTTTTCCAGTGCTTGACGGAATTGATTACCGATTTGGCCAACGCCGGGTCGTCGGCCGAGGGGATGCAACCCCGGGATCTCGGCGAAGTCATCCTTGCAGTTATGGGCTCTCAATGGGCAAAATGGCAGGGCGTCAAATGGTGGCAACGCATCTGGACAATCCAAGAAGCAAAGTTACCGAGAGAATCCGACCTCATGTGGGGAGGCCACACTCTATCCTTTGACATCTTGAAGAGGGTCGCTGTTGGCCTGGTAAGGATCGACTCGGGCGTGGGCCAACGATTTGAACAATGCTTTGCTCTTGGCCCACTATCCAACGAGTTTTGTATCCCAATTATGAACCTTCAGATCAACGATCCGGCACCGATATTGGGACCACTGTACCGCTGGCGTTCTCGCGATGCGACGAACCCGTTGGACAAGATCTATGCCTTGATGGGGTTGCTTCCCGACAAGCCTTTTAAGAGCGTGCCTTTCTGCGACTATACCATTTCCGAGACTGAGTTGTATACTCGAGTCACTTTGGACCTCatccgccatcaccaaggttTGCTTCCAGTGTGTGGCCGCCGCGGCGAACCTCGCATGACTCCTGGGCTGCCATCCTGGGTCGTTGACTGGACTTTCGCCGACGACCCGTCACAAAGGACAACGGATTACTTTGGCCATTGTTGGAGATATAATTACTTCAAATGCGCAGGTGGAAAGTACGTTGAGCCTGAAATAACGCCCGATGGCACTGGGCTGGTTCTTCAGGGTACGCAGGTGGACAAGATTGCGGTCCTGGGATCTGTCAATTACCTTCTTGACTACCGACAACTCAGCAGTGGGGAATACGACGAGCACACCCTACAGACAATCAGCTTGTGGTCCTCGATATTCTACGAATGGCTAGGCGATCGATCGATAGACGAGCCATATATaggcgacaaggccatgacATGTCTTGAAGCCGTCTGTCGTGTCTTGATTGGAGACCTTGTTTACCACGGCTCTGAACCAAACCATCGTGCGTCGCAAGAAGATGTCGCAAGGGTTCAGAATTATGCCCGGGGTGGCTGGGACCCTAACATTGCCGCGAGTGTGCGGGATATGGCGAGGAGccaggccttcttcatcaccgaATCTGGGTACTTTGGCATTGGGCCTCCAGATACAAAGATTGGCGATGAGGTTTGGGCATTGTTATGCGGGAAAGTGCCACATGTCATACGGAGAAGCAGTGAGCAGGGTTTGGATTTTGAGTACATCGGGGATGCATACGTCCAGGGCATAATGGATGGTGAGGTTATAGCCAAGTCGGCCACGGCTATTGAAACTGTCACGCTTAAATAA
- a CDS encoding Peptidase M20 domain-containing protein 2 — MVRIEQAKGLLVAAVGLASITPALAAPQNSLQPRQKKNETSPYFDAVSDYVDSIEKDMWSINKEIHDNPELGYKEFKAHKLLTSFMKRQKGWSVNDTVGGIDTAFMAVFEGSGDGPVVSFNAEYDALEGLGHACGHNLIATASLSGALATAEIMRKEKLTGKVILFGTPAEESLGGKVKMLEAGVFKDAKIDISLISHPGNGADTPYMLTMSTDRFDVEYIGKESHAAAAPWQGINAQDGLLLANSALSYLRQEMRPTDRVHGIIQSGGSRINVIPALSSASYQIRSADDEQLEELTDRVVNCFKAGALGSGAKLNLTMRPYGYANMNNNDGLAASYTRWFEELGGDLPDADIDKTRQPGGSTDQGNISHDFPAISPQFQITFANGTVPKGGPHTEDFEEAAISKPAFEKALMVGKSLAGVAVDVLTVDGLLDEIKAEFKKSKPSKLRRRDY; from the coding sequence ATGGTTCGCATTGAGCAAGCCAAGGGCCTCTTGGTCGCTGCTGTTGGGCTTGCGTCAATCACCCCAGCCCTGGCCGCCCCTCAGAACTCTCTACAGCCCCGCCAAAAGAAGAATGAGACGAGTCCATACTTCGATGCTGTCTCTGACTATGTCGACTCGATTGAAAAGGACATGTGGTCCATCAACAAGGAAATCCACGACAACCCAGAGCTCGGTTACAAAGAGTTCAAAGCGCACAAGCTCTTGACATCTTTCATGAAGAGGCAAAAGGGATGGAGCGTGAATGATACGGTCGGTGGTATTGATACTGCCTTCATGGCTGTTTTCGAGGGCAGCGGAGATGGTCCTGTTGTCAGCTTTAACGCCGAATATGACGCGCTTGAAGGACTGGGCCATGCATGTGGTCACAACCTTATCGCTACAGCATCACTCTCTGGAGCTTTGGCAACCGCCGAGATTATGCGCAAAGAGAAGCTAACCGGCAAGGTTATCCTCTTCGGTACCCCAGCCGAGGAGTCACTGGGCGGGAAGGTTAAGATGCTGGAGGCTGGCGTTttcaaggatgccaagatcGACATCTCCCTCATCTCGCATCCCGGCAATGGCGCCGACACACCATACATGCTTACAATGTCGACCGATCGCTTCGATGTCGAGTACATTGGCAAGGAGTCCCATGCTGCGGCAGCTCCTTGGCAGGGTATCAATGCGCAGGACGGCCTGCTGCTTGCCAACAGCGCTCTCTCCTACTTGCGACAGGAGATGCGACCTACAGACCGCGTCCATGGCATCATCCAGTCGGGAGGCAGTCGCATCAACGTCATTCCGGCTCTGTCATCGGCCAGCTATCAGATCCGCTCTGCTGATGACGAGCAACTTGAAGAACTGACTGATCGCGTTGTCAACTGCTTCAAGGCCGGTGCTCTCGGTTCAGGAGCCAAGCTGAACCTCACTATGCGGCCATATGGCTACGCCAACATGAACAACAACGATGGCCTTGCCGCTTCGTACACTCGATGGTTCGAGGAGCTTGGTGGTGACTTGCCCGATGCTGACATCGACAAGACTCGCCAGCCCGGAGGCTCGACCGACCAGGGAAACATCAGCCACGACTTCCCTGCCATCAGCCCCCAGTTCCAGATCACCTTTGCCAACGGTACCGTCCCTAAGGGTGGACCTCACACAGAGGATTTTGAAGAGGCAGCTATCAGCAAGCCCGCGTTTGAGAAGGCGCTTATGGTGGGCAAGAGTCTTGCGGGTGTTGCTGTGGATGTTTTGACGGTGGATGGATTGTTGGATGAGATTAAGGCCGAGTTTAAGAAGTCGAAGCCTTCCAAGTTGAGGAGGCGGGACTATTAG